In one Triticum urartu cultivar G1812 unplaced genomic scaffold, Tu2.1 TuUngrouped_contig_270, whole genome shotgun sequence genomic region, the following are encoded:
- the LOC125527046 gene encoding embryo-specific protein ATS3A-like yields MATAPPSRLLLLALLSCLSLISAAPSLRPLPRAAADDGLARATGSPSSPSGRGVGARTCWYTVQIKTSCSSPARTSDAISLAFGDVYRDEVYAARLGGAAGAFDRCATDTFKIGGPCGYGACYLYLRRAGRTGWTPEWVRVYEPTAPSAPSTFRYGDPLPNNVWYGFNRCPRLASSTSTSSSSPSSGAGAAQAM; encoded by the coding sequence ATGGCGACGGCGCCGCCGTCgcggctcctcctcctcgccctgCTCTCCTGCCTGAGCCTCATCTCCGCCGCCCCGTCGCTCCGGCCGctcccgcgcgccgccgccgacgacggCCTCGCGCGGGCCACCGGCAGCCCCTCGTCGCCTTCGGGGCGAGGCGTGGGCGCGCGGACGTGCTGGTACACGGTGCAGATCAAGACGAGCTGCTCGTCCCCGGCGCGCACGTCGGACGCGATCAGCCTGGCGTTCGGGGACGTGTACCGCGACGAGGTGTACGCGGCGCGGCTGGGCGGCGCCGCCGGCGCGTTCGACCGGTGCGCCACCGACACGTTCAAGATCGGCGGGCCCTGCGGGTACGGCGCCTGCTACCTCTACCTCCGCCGCGCCGGCCGCACCGGGTGGACGCCCGAGTGGGTGAGGGTGTACGAGCCCACCGCCCCCAGCGCGCCCTCCACCTTCCGCTACGGCGACCCGCTCCCCAACAACGTCTGGTACGGCTTCAACCGCTGCCCGCGCCTcgcctcctccacctccacctcgtCGTCGTCTCCTTCCTCTGGCGCTGGTGCTGCGCAGGCGATGTAG